In one Nicotiana sylvestris chromosome 8, ASM39365v2, whole genome shotgun sequence genomic region, the following are encoded:
- the LOC138876515 gene encoding early nodulin-93-like, which produces MPPITEEQKNQDVQHIIQDGFKGASMTCAVTSLVVLAASRYCPWTKRNINYAGKTFIISALTAASFAFSAEQSMVKKHRGHGKGD; this is translated from the exons ATGCCTCCGATTACCGAAGAGCAAAAAAATCAGGACGTTCAAC ATATCATTCAAGATGGATTTAAAGGAGCTTCCATGACATGTGCAGTTACTTCTCTAGTTGTG TTAGCTGCATCTCGCTACTGTCCATGGACTAAGAGAAATATAAACTATGCTGGTAAAACATTCATTATATCAGCAT TGACTGCAGCTTCTTTTGCCTTCAGTGCTGAACAATCTATGGTGAAGAAGCACCGTGGTCATGGAAAAGGGGACTGA
- the LOC138875958 gene encoding uncharacterized protein, which yields MANLDIDNPRHPLFLQPSDNPSNVIISIQLKGIENYSVWSKATVIALRAKRKLGFIDGSCTKSQFAENLGEDWERVNVTVLTWIMNTVSPELVNGIVYAENAHEVWLDLEDRFNKVNGSRVYNLQREIATISQGTSSISVYHSRLKPLWDEYGSLIPSLPVTAGTRDFIEYLEQQELFQFLMGLNESYGITRSQILLQSPSLSVSRAFAMLINEEGNFHEYKRKSVKVKRQNDLYCEYCPFKGHSKDTCYKLHGYPSGYKGKRQQQYKQANAAMNSNSHVQENAINKGKAEMP from the exons ATGGCAAATTTAGATATTGATAATCCTAGGCATCCACTATTCCTGCAACCGTCCGATAATCCTAGCAATGTGATAATTTCAATTCAGTTGAAAGGAATAGAAAATTACTCCGTCTGGAGTAAAGCTACGGTGATTGCGCTGCGAGCGAAGAGGAAATTAGGGTTTATTGATGGAAGTTGTACAAAGTCTCAATTCGCTGAAAATTTGGGCGAGGACTGGGAGAGAGTTAATGTAACAGTGTTGACATGGATTATGAATACCGTGTCTCCAGAACTGGTAAATGGCATTGTGTATGCTGAAAATGCTCATGAAGTCTGGCTGGATCTTGAAGATCGATTCAATAAAGTCAATGGTTCTAGAGTCTACAATCTACAGCGAGAAATAGCCACAATTTCTCAAGGTACCTCTAGTATCTCTGTCTATCATTCTAGGTTGAAGCCGTTATGGGATGAATATGGTTCTCTAATACCCTCACTCCCAGTTACTGCTGGTACTAGAGACTTTATCGAATATTTAGAACAACAAGAGCTTTTTCAGTTTCTAATGGGATTAAATGAATCATATGGAATAACTAGAAGTCAAATTCTGCTGCAATCTCCATCACTTTCTGTTAGTCGTGCATTTGCAATGCTAATAAATGAGGAGGGAAA TTTTCATGAGTACAAGAGGAAATCAGTCAAAGTTAAAAGGCAAAATGATTTGTATTGTGAGTATTGCCCGTTCAAAGGTCATTCAAAGGATACTTGTTACAAGCTACATGGATATCCATCTGGATACAAAGGGAAAAgacaacaacaatacaaacagGCAAATGCAGCTATGAATAGCAACAGTCATGTTCAAGAGAAtgctataaataaaggaaaagctGAAATGCCTTAA
- the LOC138875959 gene encoding uncharacterized protein → MTNFFTEEQYGQIIRFLNKDKAEGHTANIAGNDNSSLLKDCRDSWIIDTGATYHMASNHNMLDDIVKMPEHRRFFKLTRELQCSVNFFSTFCVFQDLFIGKVKGIDKEKGGLYILIPRKTDKYRETQRIRSCLAAEVKIDVETWYKRLGHIPVAVMKKLDVMKNKIFLDCNLNNYTVCPLARQTRRLFPLSDSRANDHSKMIWVFLMKLKSDIVVLLKPFFKLVNVQFVKTIKMLRSNNGAEFFSKESCDTQYAAVNEHNSEGQLQHDAFPTTDPIEPDPLRRSLRDPKPPTWLKDYICPGKTSSSSNYIYPISNYLDYSSLSPKYQSFLVATSETEPASYIEATQDPRWIEAMKTEIDALVLNKTWEVVDVPKEKVPIGCKWVYKIKYKFNGEIERFKARLVVKGYSQQEGLDYQETFSPIVKMATVRVVIALAAMNKWNIYQMNVYNAFLQDDLEVYKNAKLVIILVYVDDLFITCNDANMIQEAKTILHKVFRIKDLGLLKYFLGIEVSRSQKGILLCQRKYTVELIAELGLERSKPVITPMEKNMKLTTIEYDTHCNLKDDPALTDVKGYQKLIGKLLYLTLTRPDIAYTVQTLSQFMQAPKKSHLEAAQISEIPEE, encoded by the exons ATGACAAACTTCTTCACTGAGGAGCAGTATGGGCAGATAATAAGATTTCTGAACAAGGACAAGGCAGAGGGGCACACAGCTAATATAGCAGGTAATGATAATTCAAGTTTGTTGAAAGACTGTAGGGATTCTTGGATTATAGACACTGGAGCAACATATCATATGGCTTCAAACCATAATATGTTGGATGATATAGTAAAGATGCCTGAACATAGGAGAT TTTTTAAGCTGACAAGAGAGTTGCAATGCTCAGTGAATTTTTTCTCAACATTTTGTGTCTTCCAAGATCTGTTCATTGGGAAGGTGAAGGGGATTGATAAAGAGAAAGGTGGCTTGTATATCTTAATTCCAAGGAAAACAGACAAATACAGGGAGACCCAAAGGATTAGGAGTTGTCTTGCAGCAGAAGTGAAGATTGATGTTGAAACCTGGTATAAGAGGCTTGGACATATTCCAGTAGCTGTCATGAAGAAGCTGGATGttatgaaaaataaaatcttTCTAGATTGTAATCTCAATAATTATACTGTATGCCCTTTGGCTAGACAGACTAGAAGATTGTTTCCCCTTAGCGACAGTAGAGCAA ATGATCATTCCAAGATGATTTGGGTGTTTTTGATGAAATTGAAGAGTGATATTGTTGTTCTGTTGAAACCATTCTTTAAACTTGTGAATGTGCAGTTTGTGAAGACAATTAAAATGTTAAGATCAAATAATGGTGCAGAATTCTTTAGCAAAGAAT CCTGTGATACTCAGTATGCAGCAGTTAATGAGCATAACTCTGAAGGACAACTTCAGCATGATGCATTTCCTACAACTGATCCTATTGAACCAGATCCACTAAGGAGATCTTTAAGAGATCCAAAACCACCAACTTGGCTGAAAGACTACATTTGTCCAGGGAAGACTAGTTCATCCTCCAATTACATCTATCCTATATCCAATTATTTAGACTACTCCTCTCTTTCACCAAAGTACCAATCCTTCTTAGTTGCTACTTCTGAGACAGAACCTGCATCTTATATTGAAGCAACGCAGGACCCTCGATGGATTGAAGCTATGAAAACAGAAATTGATGCCCTTGTCCTCAACAAGACATGGGAGGTAGTTGATGTACCTAAAGAAAAAGTCCCTATTGGATGTAAGTGGGTGTACAAGATCAAGTATAAATTCAATGGGGAGATTGAAAGATTTAAGGCCAGATTAGTAGTAAAAGGTTATAGTCAACAAGAGGGATTGGACTACCAGGAGACATTCTCTCCAATAGTTAAGATGGCCACAGTTAGGGTGGTTATTGCCCTTGCAGCCATGAATAAATGGAATATCTATCAAATGAATGTCTATAATGCTTTCCTTCAAGATGACCTTGAAGTATAT AAGAATGCTAAGCTTGTCATCATccttgtttatgttgatgatctcTTTATCACATGTAATGATGCTAATATGATTCAAGAAGCTAAAACAATCCTTCATAAGGTATTCAGAATCAAGGATTTAGGTCTTTTGAAATACTTCTTGGGAATTGAAGTTAGCAGATCCCAAAAGGGCATATTGTTGTGTCAAAGAAAGTATACAGTGGAACTAATAGCAGAGTTGGGCTTAGAAAGGTCCAAACCTGTAATCACTCCAATGGAGAAGAACATGAAGTTGACAACAATTGAATATGATACACACTGCAACTTAAAGGATGATCCAGCACTCACAGATGTCAAAGGATATCAAAAGCTCATAGGGAAGCTTTTGTACTTGACATTAACTAGGCCTGATATAGCCTACACAGTACAGACTTTAAGCCAGTTCATGCAAGCTCCTAAGAAGTCACACTTAGAGGCAGCACAGATTAGTGAGATACCTGAAGAATGA